One genomic region from Terriglobia bacterium encodes:
- a CDS encoding inositol monophosphatase family protein, whose protein sequence is MPASVQTELLPRMTAIAREAGHLLMTYFERRIGFEYKGDVDLVTEADRASEKLIVQRIREAFPSHDIVGEEGTRKDSGSDFRWYVDPLDGTTNFAHGFPVFCVSLGVESRGTIVAGVLYDPTRDELFSAEKGKGAALNGRDIHVSKTKTLSEALLATGFPSHKRHKNPNIHFYHQLTLRSHGLRRAGSAALDLANVAAGRYDGFWEFNLNPWDTSAGVLLVQESGGTVTRFDGSPWRIDSSETLASNTLLHPELMENFAEIFAGRGLDQIPSPVEYAKSRSKSLITDP, encoded by the coding sequence ATGCCGGCTTCGGTACAAACCGAACTGCTGCCGCGAATGACCGCCATAGCGCGCGAGGCCGGCCATTTATTGATGACCTACTTCGAGCGGCGCATCGGGTTCGAGTACAAGGGCGACGTCGATCTCGTCACCGAGGCGGACCGCGCCAGCGAAAAGCTCATCGTGCAACGCATCCGAGAAGCTTTTCCCTCACATGACATCGTGGGCGAAGAAGGTACGCGCAAAGACAGCGGCAGCGACTTTCGATGGTACGTAGACCCGTTGGATGGAACGACCAATTTCGCTCATGGATTCCCGGTATTCTGCGTTTCACTTGGAGTTGAGTCACGGGGGACGATCGTCGCCGGTGTCCTTTACGATCCCACTCGGGACGAACTGTTCAGCGCTGAAAAGGGCAAAGGCGCGGCTCTGAATGGGCGGGATATCCACGTTTCCAAGACGAAGACGTTAAGCGAGGCGCTGCTTGCGACCGGGTTCCCCAGCCATAAGCGTCATAAGAACCCGAACATCCACTTCTACCATCAGCTAACCTTGCGTTCGCATGGGCTGCGGCGGGCCGGATCGGCAGCTTTGGATCTGGCGAATGTCGCCGCAGGTCGCTACGATGGCTTCTGGGAGTTCAACCTCAACCCTTGGGATACCTCGGCCGGGGTGCTGCTCGTGCAGGAATCTGGTGGCACGGTGACACGATTTGACGGGTCGCCCTGGCGCATCGACAGTTCGGAAACACTGGCGTCGAATACGCTGCTGCACCCTGAATTGATGGAAAACTTTGCAGAGATCTTTGCCGGACGCGGCTTAGACCAGATCCCGTCGCCGGTAGAGTACGCGAAGAGCCGAAGTAAATCCCTCATCACCGACCCATAA
- a CDS encoding Sm ribonucleo-like protein, producing the protein MPYRTTPSANLTHKGKTPPPEETMQEAAYLKMLGEKQKPVSIKLRDGEIVRGWVEYYDRNMLRLTRDNAPNLFIFKSEILYISEGGKDAPRRAPRPKASTGTEEDPAE; encoded by the coding sequence ATGCCTTATCGCACAACTCCTTCTGCCAATCTCACGCATAAAGGGAAGACCCCGCCTCCGGAAGAGACGATGCAGGAAGCTGCTTATCTGAAGATGCTCGGCGAAAAGCAGAAGCCGGTGAGCATCAAGTTACGAGATGGCGAGATCGTGCGCGGCTGGGTCGAATATTACGATCGCAACATGCTTCGCCTGACGCGTGACAATGCACCGAACCTGTTCATCTTCAAGAGCGAGATTCTCTATATTTCAGAAGGCGGCAAAGATGCTCCCCGCCGCGCTCCGCGCCCAAAAGCCTCCACCGGGACGGAAGAGGATCCGGCGGAGTAG
- a CDS encoding ABC transporter ATP-binding protein, which yields MIEEVILRADGLSKVYRSGDSDLVLFENLSFQVTKGEMLAIVGESGSGKSTLLHLLGALDRSSGGEVHFANLSLNTLSEEAAAEFRNKELGYVWQFHYLLPEFTAVENVAMPLLLRGVATSKAEAEARKWLAEVGLADRGHHRSGELSGGEQQRVSLARALVTGPQVLMADEPTGDLDNRTAEAVFELIARLHRDYRLTSLIVTHNLAFARRCSRILELRAGRLHELQPEAFSG from the coding sequence ATGATAGAGGAAGTCATACTCAGAGCGGACGGTCTAAGCAAGGTGTACCGCTCAGGGGACTCCGATCTGGTGCTCTTTGAAAACCTATCCTTCCAAGTGACAAAGGGAGAAATGCTGGCGATTGTCGGAGAATCCGGCTCTGGCAAAAGTACGTTACTTCACCTGCTCGGAGCGCTTGATAGGTCTTCGGGAGGTGAGGTACACTTCGCCAACCTCAGTCTGAATACGCTTTCGGAAGAGGCCGCAGCCGAGTTCCGAAATAAGGAACTCGGGTACGTCTGGCAATTTCATTACTTGCTGCCGGAGTTCACGGCGGTCGAAAATGTAGCTATGCCGCTCCTGCTGAGAGGGGTGGCAACAAGCAAAGCTGAGGCGGAGGCCCGAAAGTGGCTGGCTGAGGTCGGATTGGCGGACCGAGGGCATCACCGTTCGGGAGAACTTTCCGGGGGCGAGCAGCAGAGAGTTTCGCTCGCCAGGGCATTGGTAACGGGACCGCAGGTGTTGATGGCAGATGAGCCGACCGGCGATCTCGACAACCGCACGGCGGAAGCGGTCTTTGAATTGATAGCCAGACTACATCGCGACTACCGGCTGACCTCTCTTATAGTCACACATAACCTTGCGTTCGCGCGCCGCTGCTCGAGAATTTTGGAACTTCGGGCCGGGCGCTTACATGAGTTGCAGCCGGAAGCATTCTCGGGTTAA